Proteins from one Planctomyces sp. SH-PL62 genomic window:
- a CDS encoding NADH-quinone oxidoreductase subunit N, whose product MTLQLAYRTVQETLLVLSPEILLLAVAIVMMTAAPFVRVPRRGWCGLSAVGLVASLLALLASRDVHPDVYIGAALNDALSFYVRLFVILTGLVLLGLAHREPPDDRAAEFFGSFLMIQAGTMLVAASNDMILLFVGLELVSIPTYLLLYLSRRTASTQEAVTKYFFLSIFSSALLLYGLTFLYGLAGTTNLKALSVLTALPYVPQLSLGLLAVLFLMAGLCFRVAAVPLHFYAPDVYQASPVVIAALLSWVPKVVGFVAMIRALTSVLAFKGLDDPLVHKTVLLCWIIAVATMTLGNSVALLQADLKRLFAYSSIAHAGYLMVGVTAAFAGGSHGSSFYFGVEAVLFYLAAYAFMTLGAFGVILALRKPDGRPVTTIGDLSGLGWSQPIVALGMTLCLLSLSGIPPLVGFFGKLQIFASVFSAASGDEAWSLQLLAIIGVLNAAVGAFYYLRIIVLMYFKTPSESVQAVGGWPVALATGACASLCLVSGIYSTPISRACRAAAVAANVRPIPENHDAPAVVVGARTEASPTGAARD is encoded by the coding sequence ATGACCCTTCAGCTCGCCTATCGGACGGTCCAGGAGACGCTCCTGGTCCTGTCGCCCGAGATCCTCCTGCTGGCGGTGGCGATCGTCATGATGACGGCGGCTCCGTTCGTCCGCGTCCCTCGCCGGGGATGGTGCGGCCTGTCGGCCGTCGGGCTGGTCGCGAGCCTGCTCGCACTGCTGGCCTCGCGGGACGTCCACCCCGACGTCTACATCGGCGCGGCGTTGAATGACGCGCTGTCGTTCTACGTGCGGCTGTTCGTGATCCTGACCGGGCTCGTGCTGCTCGGCCTGGCGCATCGCGAGCCTCCCGACGACCGCGCCGCGGAGTTCTTCGGCTCGTTCCTGATGATCCAGGCCGGGACGATGCTCGTCGCCGCGTCGAACGACATGATCCTGCTCTTCGTGGGGCTGGAGCTGGTCAGCATCCCGACCTATCTGCTGCTCTACCTCTCGCGGCGGACGGCGTCCACGCAGGAGGCGGTCACCAAGTACTTCTTTCTGAGCATCTTCTCGTCGGCCCTGCTGCTGTACGGGTTGACCTTCCTCTACGGCCTCGCGGGGACGACGAACCTCAAGGCCCTCTCGGTCCTGACGGCCTTGCCGTACGTCCCGCAGCTTTCGCTGGGATTGCTGGCGGTGCTCTTCCTGATGGCGGGGCTTTGCTTCCGCGTGGCAGCGGTGCCGCTCCACTTCTACGCCCCGGACGTGTATCAGGCGTCGCCGGTGGTGATCGCCGCCCTGCTGTCGTGGGTGCCGAAGGTCGTCGGCTTCGTGGCGATGATCCGGGCGCTGACGTCCGTGTTGGCGTTCAAGGGGCTGGACGACCCGCTCGTCCACAAGACGGTCTTGCTCTGCTGGATCATCGCGGTCGCCACGATGACCCTGGGCAATTCGGTCGCCTTGCTCCAGGCCGACCTCAAGCGGCTGTTCGCTTACTCCTCGATCGCGCATGCGGGCTATCTCATGGTCGGGGTGACGGCCGCCTTCGCGGGGGGCTCGCACGGCTCGTCGTTCTACTTCGGCGTGGAGGCGGTGCTGTTCTACCTGGCGGCTTACGCCTTCATGACCCTGGGGGCGTTCGGCGTGATCCTGGCGCTCCGCAAGCCGGACGGCCGGCCGGTCACGACGATCGGCGACCTGTCGGGCCTGGGCTGGAGCCAGCCGATCGTGGCGCTTGGGATGACGCTCTGTCTCCTGAGCCTCAGCGGCATCCCGCCCCTCGTCGGCTTCTTCGGCAAGCTCCAGATCTTCGCGTCGGTCTTCTCGGCCGCCTCGGGAGACGAGGCCTGGTCGCTCCAGCTGCTGGCCATCATCGGCGTGCTCAACGCCGCTGTGGGGGCTTTCTACTACCTGCGGATCATCGTCCTGATGTACTTCAAGACCCCCTCGGAGTCCGTGCAGGCCGTGGGGGGCTGGCCGGTGGCGCTGGCGACCGGCGCGTGCGCCTCTCTCTGCCTCGTGTCGGGGATCTATTCCACCCCGATCTCCCGCGCCTGCCGCGCGGCGGCCGTCGCGGCCAACGTCCGACCCATCCCGGAGAACCACGACGCCCCCGCCGTCGTGGTGGGGGCCCGCACCGAAGCGTCTCCGACGGGAGCGGCCCGCGACTGA
- a CDS encoding NuoM family protein, translating into MATLLAVTVFLPLIGALVLVLTPGLDKGASRRIALGFSLASLAACLVLLAGFEPAVTTPQFAYGPDAGPYGLSWLDRPDVRFALGLDGLSIWLFVLTGLLMITAVLSSWESISDRAPLYYAFLLALETGLLGLFAALDVVLFYIFFEFTLIPLFFLIGLWGGPERQRASVYFFLYTLAGSLLTLLGVIALVVVHMQYSPDHQLTFSIPELTRGLASLPWPAWYQVDSWTSPQVLIFLLLFAGFAVKVPLFPFHTWLPLAHVEAPTAGSIVLAGVLLKVGSYGLIRFNLGMTPLGAAALFPLLATLCVVGIIYGALAALAQTDMKRLVAYSSVSHMGFIVLGMLAMNDTGLNGSIIQMVNHGLTTGALFACVGILYDRYHTREMNAIGGIWHRFPLLAFFFIFSSMGAAALPGLNGFVGEFPILVGMFAYSWKAASLATLGMILGAFYLLLLLRRVVFGPLVEPVAHGEGEGDGHGHGHGHAEVRPLGWYEIASLAPLAAMILYIGLVPEPFFARIRPAAADIVQIMNAEQAKKAEAEAVAETVPADPAPNAAARIEAAVSMRTPESR; encoded by the coding sequence ATGGCGACACTGTTGGCGGTCACCGTTTTCCTCCCCTTGATCGGCGCGCTGGTGCTGGTGCTGACGCCCGGCCTGGACAAGGGGGCGTCGCGTCGAATCGCGCTGGGTTTCAGCCTGGCGTCGCTCGCCGCGTGCCTCGTCCTGCTGGCGGGCTTCGAGCCCGCCGTCACGACCCCCCAGTTCGCCTACGGGCCGGACGCGGGGCCGTACGGCCTGAGCTGGCTCGACCGCCCGGACGTCCGCTTCGCGCTGGGGCTGGACGGCCTGTCGATCTGGCTGTTCGTGCTCACCGGCCTGCTGATGATCACGGCGGTCCTGTCGTCCTGGGAGTCGATCTCGGACCGGGCGCCGCTCTACTACGCGTTCCTGCTGGCGCTGGAGACGGGCCTGCTGGGGCTGTTCGCGGCCCTGGACGTGGTCCTCTTCTACATCTTCTTCGAGTTCACCCTGATCCCGCTGTTCTTCCTGATCGGCCTCTGGGGCGGCCCGGAGCGGCAGCGGGCCTCGGTCTACTTCTTCCTGTACACGCTGGCGGGGAGCCTGCTCACGCTGCTCGGGGTGATCGCGCTGGTGGTCGTCCACATGCAGTATTCGCCGGACCATCAGCTGACCTTCTCGATCCCCGAACTGACCCGGGGGCTGGCGAGCTTGCCCTGGCCGGCCTGGTATCAGGTCGATTCCTGGACCAGCCCGCAGGTGCTCATCTTCCTGCTCCTGTTCGCGGGCTTCGCGGTCAAGGTCCCGCTCTTCCCGTTCCACACCTGGCTGCCGCTGGCGCACGTCGAGGCGCCGACGGCCGGCTCGATCGTGCTCGCCGGCGTGCTGCTCAAGGTGGGGAGCTACGGCCTGATCCGCTTCAACCTGGGGATGACGCCGCTGGGGGCGGCGGCCCTCTTCCCGCTGCTGGCGACGCTCTGCGTGGTGGGGATCATCTACGGGGCGCTCGCCGCGTTGGCGCAGACCGACATGAAGCGTCTGGTGGCCTACAGCTCGGTCAGCCACATGGGCTTCATCGTCCTGGGCATGCTGGCCATGAACGACACCGGGCTCAACGGGTCGATCATCCAGATGGTGAACCACGGCCTGACGACCGGGGCGCTCTTCGCCTGCGTCGGCATCCTCTACGACCGATACCACACCCGCGAGATGAACGCGATCGGCGGGATCTGGCACCGGTTCCCGCTCCTGGCCTTCTTCTTCATCTTCTCGTCGATGGGGGCCGCCGCCCTCCCCGGGCTGAACGGCTTCGTCGGCGAGTTCCCGATCCTGGTCGGCATGTTCGCCTACAGCTGGAAGGCGGCCTCGCTGGCGACGCTCGGCATGATCCTCGGCGCCTTCTACCTGCTCCTGCTGCTCCGCCGCGTGGTCTTCGGCCCGCTGGTGGAGCCGGTCGCTCACGGTGAAGGCGAGGGGGACGGCCACGGCCACGGCCACGGCCATGCGGAAGTCCGGCCGCTGGGGTGGTACGAGATCGCGTCGCTCGCGCCCCTGGCGGCCATGATCCTCTACATCGGCCTCGTCCCCGAGCCGTTCTTCGCGAGGATCCGACCGGCGGCCGCCGACATCGTCCAGATCATGAACGCGGAGCAGGCCAAGAAGGCGGAGGCGGAGGCGGTCGCCGAGACCGTTCCCGCCGACCCCGCCCCGAACGCCGCCGCCCGGATCGAGGCGGCCGTCTCGATGCGGACCCCCGAATCGCGCTGA
- the nuoL gene encoding NADH-quinone oxidoreductase subunit L, which produces MSGFFVQNVWLIPFFPLLGGLIAGLGARRFRFDAAIPVAIGVALAFLVSLGAWASAGPETTVLVSKWITAGSLVVPLEFRVDGLTTLMLSMVTFVSTLVIVFASGYMHGDPAYPRFFTLIGLFVFSMTGLVLSNNYLLTYAFWEGVGVCSYLLIGFWYTKPSAAAAALKAFMINRVGDVGFALAIFWLWTIVPNHDLSYQNVLAEGTLNGFSDAARIGIPLLLFWAATAKSAQLPLYVWLPDAMEGPTPVSALIHAATMVTAGVYLIARSTPLIALAPEVQLTIAIVGCATALLAALIALTQNDLKRVMAYSTVSQLGYMFMALGSGVGSVARLAMVAAMFHLFTHAFFKALLFLASGSVMHAMGDVIDMRRFRGLRHRLPYTCGTFAIGGLALAGVFPMAGFWSKDEILLALESAPHAAEHLHLTFGWVYKVIYWLAILTAFLTAFYTFRAFFMTFWGPEKLPSPDDPEAPPVDDHAAHGHGHGHDDAHGHGGHHVGEESAPIMTIPLMILAGCAVLVGVAFGPTGWFEGHLHHTLGFEGLPEGEHAFSWGTALISTIAALAGIALAYRLYAAPSPVPSRIAASIKPLYRASLDKFYVDEIYHATVMKFVQGLAAVCRVLDVRLVDRLVEGVAQVPRLAAKDVLSKYQNGLIQFYAAASALSVAVLLLVLLFS; this is translated from the coding sequence GTGTCGGGTTTCTTCGTGCAAAACGTCTGGCTGATACCCTTCTTTCCGCTGCTCGGCGGGCTGATCGCGGGGCTCGGCGCGCGTCGGTTCCGGTTCGACGCGGCGATCCCGGTCGCGATCGGCGTCGCGCTGGCGTTCCTGGTCTCGCTGGGGGCGTGGGCCTCGGCCGGTCCGGAAACCACCGTGCTGGTCTCCAAGTGGATCACGGCCGGTTCGCTCGTCGTCCCGCTGGAGTTCCGGGTCGACGGGCTGACCACCCTGATGCTGTCGATGGTCACGTTCGTCTCGACGCTGGTGATCGTGTTCGCGTCGGGCTACATGCACGGCGATCCGGCCTACCCCCGGTTCTTCACCCTGATCGGGCTGTTCGTCTTCTCGATGACGGGCCTGGTCCTGTCGAACAACTACCTGCTGACCTACGCCTTCTGGGAAGGCGTGGGCGTCTGCAGCTACCTCCTGATCGGGTTCTGGTACACGAAGCCCTCGGCCGCCGCCGCGGCGCTGAAGGCGTTCATGATCAACCGCGTGGGAGACGTCGGTTTCGCGCTGGCGATCTTCTGGCTCTGGACGATCGTCCCGAACCACGACCTCAGCTACCAGAACGTGCTGGCCGAGGGGACGCTGAACGGCTTCTCGGACGCCGCGAGGATCGGGATCCCGCTCCTGCTGTTCTGGGCCGCGACCGCGAAGAGCGCCCAGCTCCCGCTCTACGTCTGGCTGCCGGACGCGATGGAAGGCCCGACCCCGGTCTCGGCCCTGATCCACGCCGCGACGATGGTCACGGCGGGCGTCTACCTCATCGCCCGCTCGACGCCGCTCATCGCCCTGGCGCCGGAAGTCCAGTTGACGATCGCGATCGTCGGCTGCGCGACGGCCCTGCTGGCCGCGCTGATCGCCTTGACCCAGAACGACCTGAAGCGGGTGATGGCCTACTCGACGGTCAGCCAGCTGGGGTACATGTTCATGGCCCTCGGTTCGGGGGTGGGCTCGGTGGCGCGGCTGGCGATGGTCGCGGCGATGTTCCACCTGTTCACCCACGCGTTCTTCAAGGCGCTCCTGTTCCTCGCGTCGGGGAGCGTCATGCACGCGATGGGCGACGTGATCGACATGAGGCGGTTCCGGGGCCTTCGCCATCGCCTGCCGTACACCTGCGGCACCTTCGCGATCGGCGGCCTGGCGCTCGCGGGCGTCTTCCCCATGGCCGGATTCTGGAGCAAGGACGAGATCCTGCTCGCCCTGGAATCCGCCCCCCACGCGGCCGAACACCTGCATCTGACCTTCGGCTGGGTGTACAAGGTCATCTACTGGCTGGCGATCCTGACCGCCTTCCTGACCGCCTTCTACACCTTCCGCGCCTTCTTCATGACCTTCTGGGGGCCCGAGAAGCTCCCGAGCCCGGACGATCCCGAGGCCCCGCCGGTCGACGACCACGCGGCCCACGGGCACGGCCACGGCCATGACGACGCCCACGGGCACGGCGGACACCACGTCGGCGAGGAGTCGGCGCCGATCATGACGATCCCGCTCATGATCCTGGCCGGGTGCGCCGTCCTGGTCGGCGTGGCCTTCGGGCCGACGGGCTGGTTCGAAGGGCATCTGCACCACACGCTCGGTTTCGAAGGCCTGCCCGAAGGCGAGCACGCGTTCAGCTGGGGGACGGCCCTCATCAGCACGATCGCCGCGCTCGCGGGCATCGCCCTGGCGTATCGCCTCTACGCGGCTCCGAGCCCGGTGCCGTCGCGGATCGCGGCGTCGATCAAGCCGCTGTATCGCGCCTCGCTGGACAAGTTCTACGTCGACGAGATCTATCACGCGACCGTGATGAAGTTCGTCCAGGGTTTGGCGGCGGTGTGCCGCGTCCTGGACGTCCGACTGGTCGACCGGCTGGTCGAGGGGGTCGCGCAAGTCCCCCGGCTGGCCGCGAAGGACGTGCTGTCGAAGTATCAAAACGGCCTCATCCAGTTCTATGCGGCGGCGTCGGCGCTCAGCGTCGCGGTTCTGCTCCTGGTGCTGCTCTTTTCCTGA
- the nuoK gene encoding NADH-quinone oxidoreductase subunit NuoK, which yields MTDPFTIELLRNYLLVGAALFALGMLGFIARRNLIVMFLSAEMMLQGVALSLVAFGRYHGNWSGQVFTIVILTIAACEASIAMALVVVLFNRRSSLDVTLWQDVREPGVDTTDLADQAAEAAPVDGTAGVESYPQLTPAGIEPAHPIQPWTERRR from the coding sequence ATGACCGACCCGTTCACGATCGAGCTGCTGAGGAACTACCTGCTGGTGGGCGCGGCGCTCTTCGCGCTGGGGATGCTGGGGTTCATCGCCCGTCGCAATCTCATCGTCATGTTCCTGTCGGCCGAGATGATGCTCCAGGGGGTGGCGCTCTCGCTGGTCGCCTTCGGCCGCTACCACGGCAACTGGAGCGGCCAGGTCTTCACGATCGTGATCCTGACCATCGCGGCCTGCGAGGCCTCGATCGCGATGGCGCTGGTGGTCGTGCTGTTCAACCGGCGGTCGTCGCTGGACGTGACGCTCTGGCAGGACGTCCGCGAGCCCGGCGTGGACACGACCGACCTGGCCGACCAGGCCGCCGAGGCCGCGCCGGTGGACGGGACGGCGGGCGTCGAGTCGTATCCCCAGCTCACCCCGGCCGGCATCGAGCCGGCCCATCCGATCCAACCCTGGACCGAGCGCCGTCGCTGA
- a CDS encoding NADH-quinone oxidoreductase subunit J, whose amino-acid sequence MTTGSLILATIGILLGATGTYLLLPHRRGEAKARTIYILGATFAGLGLLGFLALLSPPALSPLADLVAGSFFYVFAGGALGCGVMTVTSRNPVYSALWFAAVVVSVAGLFLLADAQFLAAGSVIVYAGAIIVTFLFVIMLAQTEGRAVYDRAARSPGRAVFTSFLLLWSLAYCLASIQGTPNGPPVAGDAPTPESRLVRGREIAAFYQLAETNEARKALERTLRPTSALHADGDLSKPKPNVAGLGEALYTDHLLTVELAGSILFAALIAAVLIANPKRADAAPGAPPNVEA is encoded by the coding sequence ATGACGACCGGCTCCTTGATCCTCGCGACGATCGGCATCCTCCTCGGGGCGACCGGGACCTACCTCCTGCTCCCGCACCGCCGGGGCGAGGCCAAGGCTCGGACGATCTACATCCTGGGCGCGACCTTCGCCGGCCTGGGGCTCCTGGGCTTCCTCGCCCTGCTCTCGCCGCCGGCGCTCTCGCCGCTGGCCGACCTGGTCGCCGGGTCGTTCTTCTACGTCTTCGCCGGCGGCGCGCTGGGCTGCGGCGTGATGACCGTGACCAGCCGCAACCCGGTCTACAGCGCCCTCTGGTTCGCGGCCGTCGTCGTCTCGGTCGCCGGCCTGTTCCTCCTGGCCGACGCGCAGTTCCTGGCCGCCGGCTCGGTCATCGTCTACGCCGGGGCCATCATCGTGACGTTCCTGTTCGTCATCATGCTGGCCCAGACCGAAGGCCGGGCCGTCTACGACCGCGCGGCGCGGTCTCCGGGCCGGGCCGTGTTCACCAGCTTCCTCCTGCTGTGGTCGCTGGCCTACTGCCTGGCGAGCATCCAGGGGACGCCGAACGGCCCCCCCGTCGCGGGCGACGCGCCGACGCCCGAATCCCGACTGGTCCGCGGTCGCGAGATCGCGGCGTTCTACCAACTCGCCGAGACGAACGAGGCCCGCAAGGCGCTCGAGCGGACGCTGAGGCCGACCTCGGCTCTCCACGCCGACGGCGACCTCTCGAAGCCGAAGCCGAACGTCGCCGGCCTGGGCGAGGCGCTCTACACGGACCACCTGCTGACGGTGGAGCTCGCCGGGTCGATCCTGTTCGCCGCCCTGATCGCGGCCGTGCTGATCGCCAACCCGAAGCGAGCCGACGCCGCGCCGGGCGCGCCTCCGAACGTCGAGGCCTGA
- a CDS encoding NuoI/complex I 23 kDa subunit family protein, which translates to MRVDDPKLKKIEPPKMTLGDRFYLPQVAAGLAVTAKHIFGVAFQDTAITVQYPEVQHVPSPVYRGVHRLNKDEEGRPKCVACMLCATACPAHCIDIVGSTAPESWPDREKYPESFVIDELRCIYCGMCEEACPVDAIELTGLYDLTGLSREEMIFDKTKLLSVFDVTRDAEPMRFTTPPPPADSSAATQALESPIS; encoded by the coding sequence GTGCGAGTCGACGACCCGAAACTCAAGAAGATCGAGCCGCCGAAGATGACGCTGGGGGACCGGTTCTACCTCCCCCAGGTGGCCGCCGGCCTCGCCGTCACGGCCAAGCATATCTTCGGCGTCGCCTTCCAGGACACGGCGATCACCGTGCAGTACCCCGAGGTCCAGCACGTCCCGAGCCCGGTCTACCGGGGCGTGCACCGCCTCAACAAGGACGAGGAAGGGCGGCCCAAGTGCGTCGCCTGCATGCTCTGCGCCACGGCCTGCCCGGCGCACTGCATCGACATCGTGGGGTCGACGGCCCCGGAGTCCTGGCCCGACCGCGAGAAGTACCCCGAGAGCTTCGTCATCGACGAGCTGAGGTGCATCTACTGCGGGATGTGCGAGGAAGCCTGCCCCGTCGACGCCATCGAGCTGACTGGGCTGTACGACCTCACCGGGCTTTCCCGCGAGGAGATGATCTTCGACAAGACGAAGCTCCTTTCGGTCTTCGACGTGACCCGCGACGCCGAGCCGATGCGATTCACGACGCCGCCGCCGCCGGCCGACTCGTCGGCCGCGACCCAGGCCCTCGAATCCCCCATAAGTTGA